Below is a window of Camelina sativa cultivar DH55 chromosome 11, Cs, whole genome shotgun sequence DNA.
AACAGATATAAATGATGGTTTGTTAATTCCACTGTGTTTTATGACGTACCTTATGCACATAATGGTTCAGTCTTTTGCTTGCTAATTAATTTCTTAAcatcttgaatatatatatttctgttagTGGTTGCTATCAAGAACATTGAAGCCACCTATGGATTGACTAGAATCAATTGGCAAGGCGATCCATGCGTCCCTCAGCAGTTTAGGTGGGACGCTTTAAACTGCAGCAACATGGATACCTCCACACCACCAAGAATCACTTCTTTGTAAGTCATATAAGTTCATTAGTAGGACTCATGCACTTCACCACACTCAATCTTCAAGATCTGTTAGTAATCATGCTTGATCATCAACACTTAGACTGTGGTTTTGAACATATCACCAGAAACTTGTCTTCGAGTGGTTTGACTGGAAACATAGCATCTGCCATTCAAAACCTTACGCAACTAGTGAGACTGTAAGCATTTCCATTGTTGATCAGAGGTGTTATATGTATTGCAAAGAAATCAGATCATTTTCTCTCCTGGAAACTTTAGGGACTTGTCGAATAACAACTTGACCGGGGAGGTGCCGGAGTTTCTTGGAAACATAAAATCATTGTTATTCATGTAAGTTTCTCTCAAGATTATTTTCTAATGCTTTTCAAAATTCTATCTCGGAGTCGGATATTGCTTTCTGGAAACGAGGTtcattagtcttttttttatgCAGAAACTTAAGTGGAAACGATCTTAACGGTTCAATTCCTCAATCTCTACTACAAAGGCAAGGACTCCAACTATTGTAAGAAACTTCCCACATATCTCTGTACTTATTCCATACAACACATTTTGTGCGACGGATGTCCTGAAACAACACTATAATATCCTTTTATAGCCGTCAAGGAAACCCAAGGCTTCTTCCCTCTGAATCACCCACAAAACCACCTGGCAAGAGCTTTCCAGTTGTAATTGTTGCATCAGTTGGTTCTGCAGCCATCCTCATCATTGTTGTGGTGGTTCTCGTTCTTTTTCTCCGAAAGAAAAAGCCGACTGATGAAGGTAGGTATTTGCAAGGACTCCTTGCCAATATCAAATAAGAACCAATAAAGCTCATAAATATGATTTATTCCTAAATTCTGATCTAACAGTTATTCACCCGCCGCCACCAAGTAATGTGACATATAGTTATTTACCTGAGCCATCAATCGAGATGAAAAAGAGGAGGTTTCCTTATTCAGAGGTTatgaaaatgacaaataatTTCGAAAGAGTAGTAGGGGAAGGAGGATTTGGTGTTGTCTGTCACGGTACTGTAAATGGTTCTGAACAGGTAGCTGTTAAGCTACTGTCTCAATCATCAACTCAAGGCTATAAAGAATTCAAGGCAGAGGTACTAATTAGTACATTCTTACCAACTACAATAGTCTGTTCTTTTAACATcacttattctttttttttttacattaggttgatcttcttctgaGAGTTCACCATACAAATTTGGTAAGCCTTGTAGGATATTGTGATGAAGGAGACCACTTAGCACTCATCTACGAATATGTACCCAATGGAGACTTAAGACAACATCTGTCAGGTAAAACTTGGTGTATTCTTAAGGTTTCATGTGTTTCATGAACTCATGAAAAAACAGTTGTTTTTCCCGCAAACATGATATGATCTAATGATTTATTATACAGGAAAAGGAGGTAAATCCATCGTCAATTGGGGTACTCGGCTAAGAATAGCTGCGGAGGCAGCACTAGGTTTGTACCAAGTTACTCTGTAAAACTAGAATACCTTAATCCTACAATAAATCATTTCATATGGATGAATCATTTGCATAGGTTTGGAGTACTTACACATTGGATGCACACCACCAATGGTTCACAGAGATGTCAAAACTACAAACATATTGTTGGACGAGCATTATAAGGCCAAACTCGCTGATTTTGGGCTCTCGAGGTCTTTCCCAGTTGGAGGTGACTCTCATGTTTCGACGGTGATTGCTGGTACTCCTGGTTACCTTGATCCAGAGTAAGTATCAACACACACTTCTGCTGAAATTTTTGCTAATCTTCATTCTTCAATGCTTGAAGAGTAAACCATGTTCTTGCCTTGCAGATATTACCACACAAGCCGGTTGGGTGAGAAAAGTGATGTGTACAGTTTTGGTATCGTGCTATTGGAAATGATCTCTAATCAACCAGTGATTGATCGAAACCGCGCAAAGTCTCACATAACACAATGGGTTGGGTCTCAGCTTAACGGAGGAGATATTGCTAAGATCATGGATCCAAAGCTAAACGGGGATTATGATTCTCGCTCTGCTTGGAGAGCTCTTGAGCTAGCAATGTCGTGCGCGGATCCAACTTCAGCAAAACGACCAACCATGTCTCATGTTGTTATCGAATTAAAAGAGTGTCTTGTGACTGAAAACTCGAGGAGAAATATGAGTCGAGGCATGGATTCACTGAGTTCCCCTGAAGTGAGCATGATCTTTGATAGTGAGATGACTCCTAGAGCAAGATAGCAAGTAACACAATTGTTATGAACCCACTCACCGAACTTACTTCTGGACCTTACGTGTGCTCTGtttgtatttttactttttatatagtttttgttacTGTGGTTTGAAAGCATTtaattttaagtaaaaattaaTGTATCGACTGAAGTGTGTTCTTGTCAAAgggaaatgaaaatattataaattaaatttaaatttaaatgttagAAATCGTTGTCGGTTGTAGcttgtaattttgtaattgtaattcaaataatttaacGAACGCatatgaaaaaaattcaaaaaattgatGGCGCAATTTATTTAACAAGTTCCAAAATATTGGCGCTTCACTACCGCTAATTCGTGGCGCCGCATGTAAAACACAAACGATTCTTATTGGCTATAACTCCTTCACGCAGATCACCAATATTCACCGTTGATTAAAATAGATCGACGGTTCACACATCTTCTTATTAACTACACGGATCGACATCTCAGCCGTTAGATCTAAATATCCGATATGACTTAAGTCTCTCCGTCTTTGCCTATAAAACCAATTTCACATCTTTACTCACCCAAATCAACTTCaactgttcttcttcttcttctagcttTAAAATCTTCTCGAGCAAAAACCTAATTCTTCTGTGAAAAAAATGTCGGGTCGTGGAAAGGGAGGAAAAGGATTGGGGAAAGGAGGAGCGAAGCGTCACAGGAAGGTTCTCAGAGACAACATCCAAGGAATCACCAAGCCTGCGATCCGGAGGTTGGCTCGTAGAGGTGGTGTCAAGCGTATCAGTGGTCTCATCTACGAAGAGACTCGTGGTGTCCTCAAGATCTTTTTGGAGAACGTGATCCGTGACGCTGTTACCTACACCGAGCACGCTAGGAGGAAGACTGTCACCGCCATGGATGTCGTCTACGCTCTCAAGAGGCAAGGAAGGACTCTCTACGGATTCGGCGGTTAAGGGAAATCgcgtttgtgtgttttttctgggtttgttgtTTACTTAGCGGCGTATTCTTCTGGGAATTTCTAATCAAATCAATGTTATCTTCTGCGTTtgcgtttgttttttttccggTTTGGCGTTTAGTAGTTTGCGGTAGCGTTCTCGTTTTATGTAATTATGCCTTTTCCTTTGGTGAAATATAAATCGAATTCAAGTTTCAATTAATAGCGTTGTGTCTACCAAATTGCGTTTAATCGAATTAACTGGTGAAAATTGCTTCAATTTTGCTTCTGCATAGAAGAGAAGCTATATGAAATCGAGcgttttaaaatcaaatgacGCCGCATTTGAAGATGGTTCGGTATTGGTTAAGATGTATCAGCtgatagaaaaccaaaaacaaaccgGTACATGTTTTGGTTATTGAATAAAAATCATAGTCTAATCGTTTAATTATGTACACATACAAAACGAAAGCTAGAGGAGTAACACTTTACTTATCGTCCCTCAGATTTGACAAGCTGCAAG
It encodes the following:
- the LOC104726557 gene encoding probable LRR receptor-like serine/threonine-protein kinase At5g59680, whose product is MVVFSWTRSLRTGHRNRTGADFLDSSLVGKRINMERSFRLLLLLLIGTLVITHIVQAQSQQGFISLDCGLPANELSPYNEPETGLQFSSDATFIQTGKTGKTQATLERRLLKPYATLRYFPDGIRNCYNLKTEKGRSHLIRAWFVYGNYDGIDNSPKFDLYLGPNPWTTVDLHGQENGTRKEIFHIPISNSLQICLVKTGMTTPIISALEIRPMGNDSYITQSGSLKLFFRIYLTESKFYLRYSDDVYDRQWIAYFKKDWTHVNTTSDVGNINNYDPPKDALATAAIPTNASEPLTIEWTNSDNPSDQYYVYRHFAEIQELRTNETREFNMVWNGEVMSTEPVIPKKLEILTMYSQSPRICDEGKCKFQLIRTDRSTLPPLLNALEVYTVIQFPQSETDINDVVAIKNIEATYGLTRINWQGDPCVPQQFRWDALNCSNMDTSTPPRITSLNLSSSGLTGNIASAIQNLTQLVRLDLSNNNLTGEVPEFLGNIKSLLFINLSGNDLNGSIPQSLLQRQGLQLFRQGNPRLLPSESPTKPPGKSFPVVIVASVGSAAILIIVVVVLVLFLRKKKPTDEVIHPPPPSNVTYSYLPEPSIEMKKRRFPYSEVMKMTNNFERVVGEGGFGVVCHGTVNGSEQVAVKLLSQSSTQGYKEFKAEVDLLLRVHHTNLVSLVGYCDEGDHLALIYEYVPNGDLRQHLSGKGGKSIVNWGTRLRIAAEAALGLEYLHIGCTPPMVHRDVKTTNILLDEHYKAKLADFGLSRSFPVGGDSHVSTVIAGTPGYLDPEYYHTSRLGEKSDVYSFGIVLLEMISNQPVIDRNRAKSHITQWVGSQLNGGDIAKIMDPKLNGDYDSRSAWRALELAMSCADPTSAKRPTMSHVVIELKECLVTENSRRNMSRGMDSLSSPEVSMIFDSEMTPRAR
- the LOC104726558 gene encoding histone H4, producing the protein MSGRGKGGKGLGKGGAKRHRKVLRDNIQGITKPAIRRLARRGGVKRISGLIYEETRGVLKIFLENVIRDAVTYTEHARRKTVTAMDVVYALKRQGRTLYGFGG